A single region of the Acidobacteriota bacterium genome encodes:
- a CDS encoding NYN domain-containing protein, whose translation MRGGEMAYVVDGHNLMHELGAGASPDGARVTADRVREIAGRCGGRYHLVFDGPPSGGFVADTDLGDVKVRFSGKRPADDVILGFLNQQAQVRGVTVVTADRALASSCRALGATVVSGREFLRSAPSHGAPPRRPASGKPSHVDVREWEEFFAAGRKTRPGGKPDDNTD comes from the coding sequence ATGAGGGGCGGGGAAATGGCGTATGTGGTGGACGGGCACAACCTGATGCACGAGTTGGGGGCGGGCGCCAGCCCGGACGGGGCCCGCGTGACGGCGGACCGGGTGCGGGAGATCGCCGGGCGCTGCGGCGGGCGCTATCATCTCGTCTTCGACGGCCCCCCCTCCGGCGGTTTCGTGGCGGATACCGACCTCGGCGACGTCAAGGTCCGCTTCTCCGGGAAGCGCCCGGCGGACGACGTCATCCTCGGCTTCCTCAACCAGCAGGCCCAGGTTCGCGGCGTGACCGTGGTGACCGCCGACCGGGCCCTGGCGTCGTCGTGCCGGGCCCTGGGCGCCACCGTGGTGTCGGGGCGAGAGTTCCTCCGTTCGGCCCCCTCCCACGGCGCCCCGCCCCGCCGGCCCGCGAGCGGCAAGCCCTCCCACGTGGACGTCCGGGAGTGGGAGGAGTTTTTCGCCGCGGGGCGGAAAACCCGCCCGGGCGGCAAACCCGACGACAACACGGACTGA
- a CDS encoding fused MFS/spermidine synthase, with product MSDEGRTNPSPDPASEAPVLRPSPARSGRALVYGCFLLSGASALVYEVVWMRQLRLTMGATTSAISTLLAVYMGGLALGAAIFGRVADRSRSPLRLYAVLEIAIGLYALLLPFLFAWASPLYVATARGVPDSPALLVALRAVFGAALLLPPTLLMGGTLPVLVRFVGRSEARFGRDLGTLYGANLAGACLGSLAAAYALIPNLGLQGATLWAVVANLGIGVLALSWRTADPPVPAAAAPPPEAGGPAPRMDRFRNLLYLTAFVSGFTSLGYEILWTRVLLFAFTSTMQAFAVILATFLAGLALGSGLFAVADRRGGRVRALATALSLGGLLALLLVPLSPRATDIVRAFAAGGEGAVSAGMALAAGLVILAPATLMGFVFPMTSRLLTRDLHHAGRGIGSAYTVNTLGAVLGSLATGFVLIPLLGLKGSLMALAAVQVAMGWALLPWAEGRTAARRLVALTGLGLLAAFWGAASVLRGPNPFDRVPAERIVAHRDGVAASVSVVRNDRGGKTLRIDGFEAAASDAIAAYMGMMTHIPMLVHPDPHALLVICFGTGTTAGAGLHYPGARVDVVDIDPNVFAMAGHFRDVNGNVAGDPRARLIVDDGRNFLLTTDRTWDVITSEPMPPVFAGVSSLYSREYYALARRRLNPGGILVQWLPFHLMTPSEAASILRTVQAVFPETTLWVHSLTGIIVARRDAPVEIDTVRLRTLWDRPGLRGDLARLGVPGVEHFVGLYMLGPERVRRVSAGAPLVTDDFPLLETHAPLWLSGRWNVGRLCHNEAQALEAVYRARLDEPLPLKPSPEADRLQRARPAGSRLLLGGLYVDVGNHDLARAEFEAGLGAARGPEDRDLFLRALAAIDELRRKPGGAPRPSGAASP from the coding sequence ATGAGTGATGAAGGACGCACCAACCCCTCCCCGGACCCGGCCAGCGAGGCGCCGGTTCTCCGGCCGTCCCCGGCCCGATCCGGCCGGGCCCTGGTTTACGGCTGTTTTCTCCTGTCGGGGGCGAGCGCCCTCGTCTACGAGGTCGTCTGGATGCGCCAGCTCCGCCTCACGATGGGAGCGACCACCTCGGCCATCAGCACCCTCCTGGCCGTCTACATGGGCGGCCTGGCCCTGGGGGCCGCGATCTTCGGGCGGGTCGCCGACCGGAGCCGGTCCCCGCTCCGGCTCTACGCCGTCCTCGAGATCGCCATCGGGCTGTACGCCCTGTTGCTCCCCTTCCTGTTCGCCTGGGCGAGCCCCCTTTATGTCGCGACGGCCCGGGGCGTCCCGGACAGCCCCGCGCTCCTGGTGGCCCTGCGGGCGGTTTTCGGGGCCGCGCTCCTGCTCCCCCCGACGCTCCTGATGGGCGGCACCCTGCCTGTACTCGTCCGCTTCGTCGGGCGCAGCGAAGCGCGCTTCGGCCGCGACCTCGGCACGCTCTACGGCGCCAACCTCGCCGGCGCCTGCCTCGGGAGCCTCGCCGCCGCGTACGCGCTGATCCCCAACCTGGGGCTCCAGGGCGCGACCCTGTGGGCGGTGGTCGCGAACCTCGGGATCGGGGTGCTGGCGCTGTCGTGGAGGACCGCGGATCCGCCCGTGCCGGCGGCCGCCGCGCCCCCCCCCGAAGCCGGCGGGCCCGCCCCCCGCATGGACCGGTTCCGAAACCTGCTCTACCTCACGGCTTTCGTTTCGGGCTTCACCTCCCTGGGTTACGAGATCCTGTGGACCCGGGTGCTGCTCTTCGCGTTCACCAGCACGATGCAGGCCTTCGCCGTCATCCTGGCGACGTTTTTGGCCGGCCTGGCCCTGGGCAGCGGGCTCTTCGCCGTGGCGGACCGGCGGGGGGGGCGCGTCCGGGCGCTGGCCACGGCGCTCTCCCTCGGCGGCCTCCTGGCGCTCCTCCTGGTCCCGCTGAGCCCCCGCGCCACCGACATCGTCCGGGCCTTCGCCGCGGGGGGCGAGGGGGCCGTCTCCGCGGGGATGGCCCTCGCCGCGGGCCTCGTGATCCTGGCCCCGGCCACGCTCATGGGCTTCGTCTTCCCGATGACGAGCCGCCTGTTGACCCGCGACCTCCATCACGCCGGCCGGGGGATCGGCAGCGCGTACACGGTCAACACCCTCGGGGCGGTGCTCGGTTCCCTGGCGACGGGGTTCGTTCTGATCCCGCTCCTGGGGCTCAAGGGGAGCCTGATGGCCCTGGCCGCCGTCCAGGTGGCGATGGGCTGGGCCCTGCTGCCCTGGGCGGAGGGGCGCACCGCCGCCCGCCGGCTCGTCGCCCTCACCGGGTTGGGGCTGCTCGCCGCCTTCTGGGGTGCGGCCTCGGTGCTGCGCGGGCCCAACCCCTTCGACCGGGTCCCGGCGGAGCGGATCGTGGCCCACCGCGACGGCGTGGCGGCGTCGGTCTCCGTGGTCCGCAACGACCGCGGGGGCAAGACCCTCCGGATCGACGGCTTCGAGGCCGCCGCTTCCGACGCGATCGCCGCGTACATGGGGATGATGACCCACATCCCCATGCTGGTTCACCCCGACCCGCACGCGCTGCTGGTGATCTGTTTCGGCACCGGCACGACCGCGGGGGCGGGCCTGCACTACCCCGGGGCGCGCGTGGACGTCGTGGACATCGACCCCAACGTCTTCGCGATGGCGGGACACTTCCGCGACGTGAACGGGAACGTGGCCGGCGACCCCCGCGCCCGGCTCATCGTGGACGACGGCCGGAACTTCCTGCTGACCACGGACAGGACCTGGGACGTGATCACCTCCGAGCCGATGCCGCCCGTCTTCGCCGGCGTGTCGAGCCTCTACTCCCGGGAGTACTACGCCCTGGCCCGCCGGCGGCTGAACCCGGGGGGAATCCTGGTCCAGTGGCTGCCCTTCCACCTCATGACGCCCTCCGAGGCCGCCTCGATCCTGCGCACCGTGCAGGCGGTTTTCCCCGAGACCACCCTCTGGGTGCACAGCCTCACGGGGATCATCGTCGCCCGCCGCGACGCGCCCGTTGAAATCGACACGGTCCGCCTGCGCACCCTCTGGGACCGTCCCGGTCTCCGGGGAGACCTCGCGCGCCTGGGGGTGCCGGGGGTGGAGCACTTCGTCGGCCTCTACATGCTGGGCCCCGAGAGGGTCCGGCGGGTTTCAGCCGGGGCCCCGCTCGTCACCGACGACTTCCCGCTCCTGGAAACCCACGCCCCCCTGTGGTTGTCCGGGCGGTGGAATGTGGGCCGCTTGTGCCACAACGAGGCGCAGGCGCTGGAAGCGGTCTACCGGGCCCGTCTTGACGAACCGCTTCCCCTGAAACCGTCCCCGGAGGCCGACCGCCTGCAGCGGGCACGGCCGGCCGGGAGCCGCCTTCTCCTGGGGGGGCTGTACGTGGACGTGGGGAATCACGACCTCGCCCGGGCCGAGTTCGAGGCGGGTCTGGGTGCGGCGAGGGGACCGGAGGACCGCGACCTCTTCCTTCGCGCCCTCGCGGCTATCGACGAACTGCGGCGCAAGCCGGGCGGGGCGCCGCGGCCATCGGGTGCCGCCTCCCCCTGA
- a CDS encoding SCO family protein, which translates to MALWAGLAGGGRLRSTILIFLAVLSAIAAAPGVPGQAPAADIGIDEHLGTFLPKDLVFLDEAGKPVRLGELIRKPTLLALVYFRCPGICTPLLEGLADVLNQLRSEPGKDFQVVTISFHAGDTPELARQKKANFLKILTRPFPPESWHWLTGDQAAIDAVTAAVGFRYVRQGKDYAHPGAIYFISDQGKICRYLYGIRFLPNDVELALMEASEGRTSASINRVLNFCYSYDPVSKTYVFNFLKVAGVVTLLVLALFVIVLVVISRKRKTRRTDA; encoded by the coding sequence ATGGCGCTGTGGGCGGGTCTTGCCGGTGGCGGTCGACTCCGGTCGACGATCCTGATTTTCCTGGCCGTGCTGTCCGCGATCGCGGCGGCCCCGGGGGTGCCGGGCCAGGCCCCGGCCGCGGACATCGGCATCGACGAGCACCTGGGGACTTTCCTCCCGAAGGACCTCGTCTTCCTGGACGAGGCGGGCAAGCCGGTCCGGCTGGGTGAGCTGATCCGGAAACCGACGCTGCTGGCCCTGGTCTACTTCCGCTGCCCCGGCATCTGCACCCCGCTCCTGGAAGGCCTGGCGGACGTCCTGAACCAGTTGCGGTCCGAGCCCGGCAAGGACTTTCAGGTGGTCACCATCTCCTTCCACGCCGGCGACACCCCCGAGCTGGCCCGGCAGAAGAAGGCCAACTTCCTCAAGATTCTCACGCGGCCGTTCCCGCCGGAGAGCTGGCACTGGCTGACGGGCGACCAGGCGGCCATCGACGCCGTCACCGCCGCGGTCGGCTTCCGCTACGTCCGGCAGGGGAAGGACTACGCCCACCCCGGGGCCATCTACTTCATCTCGGACCAGGGCAAGATCTGCCGCTACCTCTACGGGATCCGGTTCCTGCCCAACGACGTGGAGTTGGCCCTGATGGAGGCGTCGGAAGGGAGGACCTCGGCCTCCATCAACCGGGTCCTGAACTTCTGCTACAGCTACGACCCGGTCAGCAAGACCTACGTCTTCAACTTCCTCAAGGTGGCCGGGGTCGTCACCCTGCTGGTCCTGGCCCTCTTTGTTATCGTCCTGGTCGTCATCAGTCGAAAACGCAAGACGAGGAGAACCGACGCATGA
- a CDS encoding cbb3-type cytochrome c oxidase subunit I, with translation MSEPAAAATAAESYLSPPGGRPGIRGWIFSTDHKRIGVLYLVSMSTFFGIGALIGVLMRLELIAPGRTLMAAQTYNALFTTHGVIMIFLFIVPGLPAVFGNFFLPLQVGARDVAFPRLNLLSWWLYMTGAVLAVVALFTGTGLPDTGWTFYVPYAVRTTTNITLAAFAVFVLGFSSILTGINFIVTIHRLRAKGMGFFRMPLFVWSLYATAWIQILATPILGITVVLLMLERLFALGLFDPARGGDPLLYQHLFWIYSHPAVYIMILPAMGVISEIFPTFARKNIYGYKAIAFSSMAIAFVGYLVWGHHMFTAGMSDTSRALFSLLTFIVAIPSGVKVFNWVATLYKGATRITPPMLFALTFIFLFSIGGLTGLVNGALATDIHITDTYFIVGHFHYVMFGGTGLAFFAALLYWFPKMFGRMYPFRPVIVSWVLFFAGFNLLYFTMLAMGWMGMPRRYYDYLPSFHTPHAVATVGSWLMVAGLVVLSWNFLRALKKGEPAPADPWGGPTLEWKTASPPPVENFHAEPVVTHGPYWFPENAGAETPNGADTPPREGDA, from the coding sequence ATGAGTGAACCGGCCGCTGCCGCGACCGCCGCCGAGAGCTACCTGTCCCCGCCCGGGGGTCGACCGGGGATCCGGGGGTGGATTTTTTCCACCGACCACAAGCGAATCGGGGTCCTCTACCTGGTGTCCATGTCGACCTTCTTCGGGATCGGGGCCCTCATCGGGGTCCTGATGCGCCTCGAACTCATCGCCCCGGGCCGGACCCTCATGGCCGCCCAGACCTACAACGCCCTCTTCACCACCCACGGCGTCATCATGATCTTCCTCTTCATCGTCCCGGGCCTGCCGGCGGTGTTCGGGAACTTCTTCCTCCCCCTGCAGGTGGGGGCCCGGGACGTGGCCTTCCCCCGGCTGAACCTCCTCTCGTGGTGGCTCTACATGACGGGCGCGGTCCTCGCGGTGGTGGCCCTCTTCACCGGGACCGGCCTGCCCGACACCGGGTGGACCTTCTACGTCCCCTACGCCGTCCGCACCACCACCAACATCACCCTGGCGGCCTTCGCGGTCTTCGTCCTCGGCTTCTCCTCCATCCTCACGGGGATCAACTTCATCGTCACCATCCACCGGCTGCGGGCGAAAGGGATGGGGTTCTTCCGGATGCCCCTCTTCGTCTGGTCCCTCTACGCCACGGCCTGGATCCAGATCCTGGCCACCCCCATCCTGGGGATCACGGTGGTCCTGCTGATGCTGGAGCGCCTCTTCGCCCTGGGGCTCTTCGACCCCGCCCGGGGCGGCGACCCGCTCCTGTACCAGCACCTCTTCTGGATCTACTCGCACCCGGCGGTCTACATCATGATCCTGCCCGCCATGGGCGTGATCTCGGAGATCTTCCCCACCTTCGCCCGGAAGAACATCTACGGCTACAAGGCCATCGCCTTCTCCAGCATGGCCATCGCCTTCGTGGGCTACCTGGTGTGGGGCCACCACATGTTCACCGCCGGGATGAGCGACACGTCCCGCGCCCTCTTTTCCCTTCTCACGTTCATTGTGGCCATCCCCAGCGGCGTCAAGGTCTTCAACTGGGTGGCGACCCTGTACAAGGGGGCCACCCGCATCACGCCCCCCATGCTCTTCGCCCTCACCTTCATCTTCCTCTTCTCCATCGGGGGGTTGACGGGCCTGGTGAACGGCGCCCTGGCCACCGACATCCACATCACGGACACCTACTTCATCGTGGGGCACTTCCACTACGTGATGTTCGGGGGGACCGGCCTGGCCTTCTTCGCCGCGCTCCTCTACTGGTTCCCCAAGATGTTCGGCCGGATGTACCCCTTCCGCCCCGTGATCGTCTCGTGGGTCCTGTTCTTCGCGGGCTTCAACCTGCTCTACTTCACCATGCTGGCCATGGGGTGGATGGGCATGCCGCGGCGCTACTACGACTACCTGCCGAGCTTCCACACGCCGCACGCGGTGGCCACCGTGGGCTCGTGGTTGATGGTGGCCGGGCTGGTGGTGCTGTCCTGGAACTTCCTGCGGGCCCTGAAGAAGGGCGAGCCGGCGCCGGCGGACCCCTGGGGCGGCCCCACCCTGGAGTGGAAGACCGCGTCGCCGCCGCCGGTGGAGAATTTCCACGCGGAACCGGTGGTGACCCACGGTCCCTACTGGTTCCCGGAGAACGCGGGGGCCGAGACCCCGAACGGCGCCGACACGCCGCCGAGGGAAGGTGACGCATGA
- a CDS encoding cytochrome c oxidase subunit 3 family protein: MSTGEQAVHGHPSDALGARIGMWLFLLTEMVLFGGLFLLYAVYRAKFPADFHFCTLQLDTLLGTVNTVVLLTSSLTMVLAVGALERDRARLSAFFTGLTILLAVVFLVNKYFEWSAKIHHGIWPNSPELTGHTPGENLFFGLYYAMTGLHGIHVLAGVGVLAVMLRKVLRGATAPARLLIQMENAGLYWHLVDVVWIFLFPLFYLIS, encoded by the coding sequence ATGAGCACGGGCGAGCAGGCCGTCCACGGCCACCCTTCCGACGCGCTGGGCGCGCGCATCGGCATGTGGCTCTTCCTCCTCACGGAGATGGTGCTCTTCGGCGGGCTCTTCCTGCTCTACGCGGTCTACCGGGCCAAGTTCCCGGCCGACTTCCACTTCTGCACCCTCCAACTCGACACCCTCCTGGGGACGGTCAACACGGTGGTCCTGCTCACCAGCAGCCTCACCATGGTGCTGGCGGTGGGGGCCCTGGAGCGCGACCGGGCCCGGCTCAGCGCCTTCTTCACCGGCCTGACCATCCTGCTGGCCGTGGTTTTCCTGGTGAACAAGTACTTCGAGTGGAGCGCCAAGATCCACCACGGGATCTGGCCCAACTCCCCGGAACTCACCGGCCACACCCCGGGGGAGAACCTGTTCTTCGGCCTCTACTACGCCATGACGGGGCTCCACGGGATCCACGTCCTGGCGGGGGTGGGGGTGCTGGCCGTCATGCTGCGGAAAGTGCTGCGCGGGGCCACCGCCCCGGCCCGGCTCCTGATCCAGATGGAGAACGCCGGCCTCTACTGGCACCTGGTGGACGTGGTCTGGATCTTCCTCTTCCCCCTGTTCTACCTCATCTCGTAA
- a CDS encoding cytochrome C oxidase subunit IV family protein, producing MDAQNGKVEHREPVPYGTYVMVWLGLLCLTGVTITAAGLHFGRLSVIVALSVAAVKGSLVVAHFMRLKHEERFFKIMLLLTIATLAVIMILTFADTALR from the coding sequence ATGGACGCGCAGAACGGCAAGGTCGAGCACAGGGAACCGGTCCCCTACGGCACCTACGTCATGGTCTGGCTCGGGCTCCTGTGCCTGACGGGCGTCACCATCACGGCGGCGGGGCTGCACTTCGGCCGGCTGAGCGTCATCGTGGCGCTGAGCGTCGCCGCCGTGAAGGGGAGCCTGGTGGTGGCCCACTTCATGCGGCTCAAACACGAGGAGCGGTTCTTCAAGATCATGCTCCTGCTCACCATCGCCACCCTGGCGGTCATCATGATCCTGACGTTCGCCGACACCGCCTTGAGGTAA
- the coxB gene encoding cytochrome c oxidase subunit II, whose protein sequence is MKGAEANLTQVVDNVFLYIVGISVVLLVLVTGLMIFFAVRYNRRRHPRAVEVEGSAWLEILWTVIPTILVLSMFYFGYEGFRLMRSVPEGAMEVKVTGRMWDWSFEYPNGRKSNELYVPVGKPVKLSLKSLDVIHSFYIPAFRVKEDAVPGQENYLWFKPQTMGPADIYCAEYCGQSHAYMMSKVHVLSGEAFAKWYGQAPGAAPEMDPKLAEIFQRHGCLACHALTGDTPNAPGFRDLAGKTITVRSGETRREVVIDADYLRRAITEPDAEIHEGFQSTMPKSPGLTAAEVDAIVAFLLGPSKGNIP, encoded by the coding sequence ATGAAAGGGGCGGAGGCCAACCTGACCCAGGTCGTGGACAACGTGTTCCTCTACATCGTCGGGATCTCCGTGGTCCTGCTGGTCCTGGTGACGGGACTCATGATCTTCTTCGCCGTCCGGTACAACCGCCGCCGGCACCCCCGGGCGGTGGAGGTGGAGGGGAGCGCCTGGCTGGAGATCCTCTGGACCGTCATCCCCACGATCCTGGTCCTGAGCATGTTCTACTTCGGCTACGAGGGGTTCCGCCTCATGCGGTCCGTCCCGGAGGGGGCCATGGAGGTGAAGGTCACCGGCCGGATGTGGGACTGGAGCTTCGAGTACCCCAACGGGCGGAAGTCCAACGAACTGTACGTGCCGGTGGGGAAACCCGTCAAGCTGAGCCTGAAGTCGCTGGACGTCATTCACAGCTTCTACATCCCCGCCTTTCGCGTCAAGGAGGACGCCGTGCCGGGCCAGGAGAACTACCTCTGGTTCAAGCCCCAGACCATGGGGCCCGCCGACATCTACTGCGCCGAGTACTGCGGGCAGAGCCACGCCTACATGATGTCGAAGGTCCACGTCCTGTCCGGGGAAGCGTTCGCGAAGTGGTACGGCCAGGCCCCCGGGGCGGCCCCGGAGATGGACCCGAAGCTGGCGGAGATCTTTCAGCGGCACGGCTGCCTGGCGTGCCACGCCCTCACCGGGGACACGCCCAACGCCCCCGGCTTCAGGGACCTGGCGGGGAAGACGATCACGGTGCGCTCGGGGGAGACCCGGCGGGAGGTGGTGATCGACGCGGACTACCTGCGCCGCGCCATCACCGAGCCCGACGCCGAGATCCACGAGGGTTTCCAGTCCACGATGCCGAAGTCCCCCGGCCTCACGGCGGCGGAGGTCGACGCGATCGTGGCCTTCCTGCTGGGGCCGTCAAAAGGGAATATCCCATGA
- a CDS encoding UbiA family prenyltransferase: MILELVKGRISAAAAGTAVTGYLLAGGRPSVTLGEVFLGTLLSAFGASALNQWQERAADARMPRTAARPIPSGRVSPGSALALAAALIAAGLALLARAGGLGPPVLAAAAVAVYAGLYTPLKRRTPFASVPGALTGALPPLVGWAAAGASPASAPALALGTFFFLWQVPHFIFLFRRFEAEYRQAGFPVLGDVLSGRQADRLAFVWVNAAACAALAFPLFGLVRRPAGAILLAAAALVLAGAALVSLLRGGADPRRFRRDFRWVNAFALAVCLVAAADGLGGP; the protein is encoded by the coding sequence ATGATCCTGGAACTGGTCAAGGGGCGGATATCGGCGGCGGCGGCCGGGACGGCGGTCACGGGGTACCTGCTCGCCGGCGGGCGCCCGTCCGTCACCCTGGGGGAGGTGTTCCTCGGGACGCTGCTCAGCGCCTTCGGGGCCTCGGCCCTCAACCAGTGGCAGGAACGCGCCGCGGACGCCCGCATGCCCCGCACCGCCGCCCGCCCGATCCCCTCGGGGCGGGTGTCGCCGGGGTCGGCGCTGGCGCTGGCGGCGGCGCTGATCGCCGCGGGGTTGGCCCTCCTCGCCCGGGCGGGGGGCCTCGGGCCGCCGGTCCTCGCCGCGGCCGCGGTCGCGGTGTATGCCGGACTCTACACCCCCCTCAAGCGCCGGACGCCCTTCGCCTCCGTCCCGGGCGCCCTGACCGGCGCCCTGCCGCCCCTGGTCGGGTGGGCCGCCGCGGGGGCGTCCCCGGCCTCCGCCCCGGCGCTGGCCCTGGGGACCTTCTTCTTCCTCTGGCAGGTCCCCCACTTCATCTTCCTCTTCCGGCGCTTCGAGGCGGAGTACCGGCAGGCCGGCTTCCCGGTACTGGGGGACGTCCTCTCCGGCCGCCAGGCGGACCGTTTGGCCTTCGTCTGGGTGAACGCCGCGGCCTGCGCCGCCCTGGCCTTCCCCCTCTTCGGCCTGGTGCGCCGGCCCGCGGGGGCCATCCTCCTGGCGGCGGCGGCGCTGGTGCTGGCGGGGGCCGCCCTGGTTTCCCTCCTGCGCGGGGGCGCCGACCCGCGCCGCTTCCGCCGGGACTTCCGGTGGGTGAACGCGTTCGCCCTCGCGGTGTGCCTCGTCGCCGCCGCGGACGGGCTGGGGGGACCATGA
- a CDS encoding nucleotidyltransferase family protein, which produces MKPASGETLKVRIPIPRPQLEACCRKYHIRRLALFGSVLREDFGPDSDVDVLVDFEEGHVPGLAFFDIQRELTEILGRDADLNTPDDLSPYYRQQVMEEAEDLYVEA; this is translated from the coding sequence ATGAAACCCGCTTCAGGTGAAACCCTCAAGGTCCGGATACCCATCCCTCGCCCGCAATTGGAGGCCTGTTGCCGGAAGTACCACATCCGGAGACTGGCCCTCTTCGGGTCCGTGCTGAGGGAGGATTTCGGCCCGGACAGCGATGTGGACGTCCTGGTGGACTTTGAGGAAGGTCACGTGCCCGGATTGGCCTTTTTCGATATTCAGAGAGAACTCACCGAAATCCTCGGGCGGGACGCCGATCTGAACACTCCCGATGATCTCAGCCCGTACTATCGTCAGCAGGTCATGGAAGAGGCGGAGGATCTCTATGTCGAGGCATGA
- a CDS encoding c-type cytochrome: protein MLDLDKLILPPSPGFLQLVYGLVPAMLLLLLPFAGAAVVSSLLSVATGKRRPDRAEAFLRVIPAGAGAWLIFGFLPLVSLVFLLHMLFYGTTVPVERYVLRIVPPAGIGLLLLAAHRRRPSPFLGGVGSLLLLAGLFFQLDVLALLMAPERWPFVKTPLPFIFSVHVPTHFLVFLALSVVATGALLAFRALHWRETALPEGPLRAEVRRWSVGLVLGGALLLPALLVWEYNSIPDYALGWAVFVLGWAFLAVGLALCVGALSAALRDAPLRPVATLALVLALFGLFAARDTVLLSTANQEHLVLLAARAKADQAALQQAQEKRYASALPIDPKLGEKIFNERCSACHQFDRKVVGPPYLETVPKYQGKPEALRDFILNPVKIDPAYPAMPGQGLNRREAESVARYLLTHVAEMTAGGKP from the coding sequence ATGCTTGACCTGGACAAACTGATCCTGCCGCCCTCGCCGGGCTTTTTGCAACTGGTCTACGGGCTGGTGCCGGCCATGCTCCTCCTTCTGCTCCCCTTCGCGGGGGCGGCGGTGGTGTCGAGCCTCCTGTCCGTCGCGACGGGGAAACGCCGCCCCGACCGGGCGGAGGCCTTCCTGCGGGTGATCCCCGCCGGGGCCGGGGCCTGGCTGATCTTCGGCTTCCTCCCGCTGGTCTCCCTCGTGTTCCTGCTCCACATGCTGTTTTACGGCACGACGGTCCCCGTGGAGCGCTACGTGCTGCGCATCGTCCCGCCCGCGGGCATCGGGCTTCTGCTCCTCGCCGCCCACCGGCGCCGGCCCTCGCCCTTCCTCGGCGGCGTCGGTTCGCTCCTGCTCCTGGCGGGGCTCTTCTTCCAGCTGGACGTCCTGGCCCTCCTCATGGCCCCCGAGCGGTGGCCCTTCGTGAAGACGCCCCTGCCCTTCATCTTCTCGGTGCACGTCCCCACGCACTTCCTGGTCTTCCTGGCGCTGTCGGTGGTGGCGACCGGGGCGCTCCTGGCCTTCCGGGCGCTTCACTGGCGCGAGACGGCCCTCCCCGAGGGGCCGCTCCGGGCCGAGGTCCGGCGGTGGTCCGTCGGGCTCGTCCTCGGGGGCGCGCTCCTGCTGCCCGCCCTGCTGGTCTGGGAGTACAACTCCATCCCCGACTACGCGCTGGGCTGGGCGGTCTTCGTCCTGGGCTGGGCGTTCCTGGCCGTCGGGCTGGCACTCTGCGTCGGGGCGCTCTCGGCGGCCCTCCGGGACGCGCCCCTGCGGCCGGTGGCGACCCTGGCCCTCGTCCTGGCCCTCTTCGGGCTCTTCGCCGCCCGGGACACGGTCCTTCTCTCCACCGCGAACCAGGAACACCTGGTGCTCCTGGCCGCTCGGGCGAAGGCGGACCAGGCGGCCCTGCAGCAGGCCCAGGAGAAGCGCTACGCGTCCGCCCTGCCCATCGACCCGAAGCTGGGCGAGAAGATTTTCAACGAGCGGTGCTCGGCGTGCCACCAGTTCGACCGGAAGGTGGTGGGGCCGCCGTACCTGGAGACGGTCCCGAAGTACCAGGGCAAACCCGAGGCCCTCCGGGACTTCATCCTCAACCCGGTGAAGATCGACCCGGCCTACCCGGCCATGCCCGGCCAGGGGCTCAACCGGCGCGAGGCGGAGTCGGTGGCCCGGTACCTTCTGACCCACGTGGCGGAAATGACGGCGGGAGGGAAGCCATGA
- a CDS encoding cytochrome c3 family protein, translated as MNRRLLTLAVTGYFVLCAAGLAGLAAWWKTHWEAPVQPVFFKHDLHVQKVGLDCRHCHTTTAFSRHAGVPALEVCMKCHESAVTDRPEVRKLTAGWRAAKPLPWVRVHENPWHVYFSHKRHVRRGLDCTNCHGEVKAMERLRQVRSLSMGWCLNCHRLYRAPTDCWTCHK; from the coding sequence ATGAACCGGCGACTGCTCACCCTGGCCGTGACGGGGTATTTCGTCCTCTGCGCCGCGGGGCTCGCGGGCTTGGCGGCCTGGTGGAAGACCCACTGGGAAGCGCCCGTGCAACCCGTCTTCTTCAAGCACGACCTGCACGTTCAGAAAGTGGGGCTCGACTGCCGGCACTGCCACACCACGACGGCCTTCTCCCGGCACGCCGGCGTCCCCGCACTGGAGGTCTGCATGAAGTGCCACGAATCGGCGGTGACGGACCGTCCCGAGGTGCGCAAGCTGACGGCCGGGTGGCGGGCCGCCAAACCGCTCCCCTGGGTGCGGGTCCACGAGAACCCCTGGCACGTGTACTTCTCCCACAAGCGCCACGTCCGCCGCGGGCTGGACTGCACGAACTGCCACGGCGAGGTGAAGGCCATGGAGCGCCTGCGACAGGTGCGCTCCCTGTCCATGGGGTGGTGCCTGAACTGCCACCGGCTCTACCGGGCTCCCACCGACTGCTGGACGTGTCACAAGTGA